A single region of the Maylandia zebra isolate NMK-2024a linkage group LG17, Mzebra_GT3a, whole genome shotgun sequence genome encodes:
- the LOC106674572 gene encoding sodium-coupled monocarboxylate transporter 1 — protein MSGDAHLLVAADYVVFAVVLLLSAAVGFYYAWRSRRQGNSRDFLTGGRKLNALAVSMSLTASYMSSVTVLSNPAEVYRYGAIFGYLSISYVIAVVYTSEVFLPVFYRLAINSTYEYLELRFSRATRLLGMLIFFFNALLYTGLVIYAPALALNQVTGMNLWGGIISTATVCTLYCALGGLKAVVWTDVVQIGIMFAGYMSVIIKSVILKGGISTILSDAQEGGRINFVDFDINPLRRHTFWTLVIGGTVGWSAVYGTYQPQVQRYNSCKSIKHARLALFINVLGLVCTLTSSVISGLCLYSFYKNCDPWKAGQVSSPDQLLPYLVMDILADHQGLPGLFFAAVYCASLSTVSTSINAMAAVTTEDLIKPRIKLSEKKLLLISKGLSVFFGIICVAMAGLASLMGHMMQAVSIIGGVTGGPLLGLFSLGVLCPFVNSKGGLCGLVTGLAAAVSVSIIGMISPSPPEMTRPLFLSTEGCNFTTGSSFNWTTPLPTEPSLFTTTPGQNTDDIHAVQWHSPSYLYFCVIGGLTSVIVGIIISLLTGGLRETVDPRLMLMKEDTLSYHLFKRVKDGVMGGTDNVGQPNKEDGINKPAVGKFDNNTRVSSF, from the exons ATGTCTGGGGATGCTCACTTGCTCGTGGCAGCAGACTATGTGGTGTTTGCTGTCGTTCTGCTCCTGTCTGCTGCTGTTGGTTTTTATTACGCCTGGAGAAGCAGGAGACAAGGAAACTCCAGGGACTTTTTAACTGGGGGCCGAAAACTCAATGCCCTGGCTGTCTCCATGTCCCTCACTGCCAGCTACATGTCATCCGTCACTGTGCTCTCCAACCCAGCCGAG GTGTATCGCTACGGAGCCATATTTGGCTATTTAAGTATTTCCTATGTAATAGCAGTGGTGTACACATCCGAAGTCTTTCTCCCAGTTTTCTACAGACTGGCCATCAACAGCACATATGAG TATCTGGAGCTGCGTTTCAGCAGAGCCACTCGTCTCCTGGGAATGCTGATCTTCTTTTTTAACGCA TTGCTCTACACTGGACTTGTAATTTATGCTCCAGCTCTGGCTTTGAACCAAG TGACTGGTATGAACCTGTGGGGTGGGATTATTTCGACAGCCACTGTTTGTACTTTGTATTGTGCACTG GGTGGCCTGAAAGCTGTGGTGTGGACAGATGTTGTTCAG ATTGGAATAATGTTTGCAGGCTACATGTCTGTTATAATCAAAAGTGTGATCTTAAAAGGAGGAATCTCCACTatcttgtcagatgcccaagaAGGAGGAAGAATTAACTTTGTGGA ctttgacataaaCCCTCTGAGAAGACACACTTTTTGGACACTAGTCATCGGAGGGACAGTTGGTTGGAGTGCAGTTTATGGGACCTACCAACCTCAAGTTCAGAGATACAACTCCTGCAAGAGCATTAAACATGCCAGATT aGCTCTCTTCATCAACGTGTTAGGCCTAGTTTGCACGCTGACATCGTCAGTGATTTCAGGGCTGTGTCTTTATTCGTTCTATAAGAACTGTGACCCATGGAAAGCTGGACAAGTTTCATCACCTGATCAG CTGTTGCCTTATTTGGTGATGGATATCTTGGCAGATCACCAAGGTCTTCCAGGACTATTTTTTGCTGCAGTCTATTGTGCCTCTCTGAG CAcagtttctacttcaatcaacGCAATGGCTGCAGTGACCACGGAGGACCTGATCAAACCACGCATTAAACTATCTGAGAAAAAGCTTCTCTTAATCTCCAAAGGGCTGA GTGTGTTTTTTGGAATTATATGCGTTGCCATGGCTGGACTGGCATCACTCATGGGACATATGATGCAG GCAGTGTCCATCATTGGTGGGGTCACTGGGGGTCCTTTACTCGGTCTGTTCAGTTTGGGTGTCCTCTGTCCATTTGTCAACTCCAAA GGAGGTCTATGTGGTCTCGTGACAGGATTGGCTGCAGCTGTCTCTGTGAGCATTATAGGGATGATATCCCCTTCTCCTCCTGAGATGACCCGACCTCTCTTTCTGAGCACTGAGGGTTGTAACTTTACTACTGGTAGCAGTTTCAATTGGACTACCCCACTGCCAACAGAACCAAGTCTTTTTACCACAACCCCAGGACAGAATACTGATGACAT ACATGCGGTTCAGTGGCACTCTCCATCCTACCTTTACTTCTGTGTCATTGGAGGTTTAACATCTGTTATTGTTGGAATAATCATCAGTCTCTTGACag GGGGATTGAGGGAGACGGTGGACCCAAGACTTATGCTAATGAAAGAAGACACTCTTTCTTATCACCTGTTCAAACGTGTCAAAGATGGG GTCATGGGAGGAACAGACAATGTTGGTCAGCCAAACAAGGAGGATGGAATCAATAAACCTGCAGTAGGGAAATTTGACAACAATACCCGTGTCTCATCTTTTTAA
- the LOC106674574 gene encoding sodium-coupled monocarboxylate transporter 1, translating to MSGDAHLLVAADYVVFAVVLLLSAAVGFYYAWRSRKQGTSRDFLTGGRKLNALAVSMSLTASYMSSVTVLSNPAEVYRYGAIFGYLSISYVIAVVYTSEVFLPVFYRLAINSTYEYLELRFSRATRLLGMLIFFFNVLLYTGLVIYAPALALNQVTGMNLWGGIISTATVCTLYCALGGLKAVVWTDVVQIGIMFAGYMSVIIKSVILKGGISTILSDAQEGGRINFVDFDINPLRRHTFWTLVIGGAFTWSSIYGTYQPQVQRYNSCKSIKHARLALFINVLGLACTLTSSVISGLCLYSFYKNCDPWKAGQVSSPDQLLPYLVMDILADHQGLPGLFFAAVYSASLSTVSTSINAMAAVTMEDLIKPRIKLSEKKLLLISKGLSLFFGIVCVAMAGLASLMGHMMQAVSIIWGVTGGPLLGLFSLGVLCPFVNSKGGLCGLVTGLAAAVSVSIIGMISPSPPEMTRPLFLSTEGCNFTTGSSFNWTTPLPTEPSLFTTTPGQNTDDIHAVQWHSPSYLYFCVIGGLTSVIVGIIISLLTGGLRETVDPRLMLMKEDTLSYHLFKRVKDGVMGGTDNVGQPNKEDGINKPAVGKFDNNTRVSSF from the exons ATGTCCGGGGATGCTCACTTGCTCGTGGCAGCAGACTATGTGGTGTTTGCTGTCGTTCTGCTCCTGTCTGCTGCTGTTGGTTTTTATTACGCCTGGAGAAGCAGGAAACAAGGAACCTCCAGGGACTTTTTAACTGGGGGCCGAAAACTCAATGCCCTGGCTGTCTCCATGTCCCTCACTGCCAGCTACATGTCATCCGTCACTGTGCTCTCCAACCCAGCCGAG GTGTATCGCTACGGAGCCATATTTGGCTATTTAAGTATTTCCTATGTAATAGCAGTGGTGTACACATCCGAGGTCTTTCTCCCAGTTTTCTACAGACTGGCCATCAACAGCACATATGAG TATCTGGAGCTGCGTTTCAGCAGAGCCACTCGTCTCCTGGGAATGCTGATCTTCTTTTTTAACGTA TTGCTCTACACTGGACTTGTAATTTATGCTCCAGCTCTGGCTTTGAACCAAG TGACTGGTATGAACCTGTGGGGTGGGATTATTTCGACAGCCACTGTTTGTACTTTGTATTGTGCACTG GGTGGCCTGAAAGCTGTGGTGTGGACAGATGTTGTTCAG ATTGGAATAATGTTTGCAGGCTACATGTCTGTTATAATCAAAAGTGTGATCTTAAAAGGAGGAATCTCCACTatcttgtcagatgcccaagaAGGAGGAAGAATTAACTTTGTGGA ctttgacataaaCCCTCTGAGAAGACACACTTTTTGGACACTTGTCATCGGAGGGGCCTTTACTTGGAGCTCAATTTATGGGACCTACCAACCTCAAGTTCAGAGATACAACTCCTGCAAGAGCATTAAACATGCCAGATT aGCTCTCTTCATCAACGTGTTAGGCCTAGCTTGCACGCTGACATCGTCAGTGATTTCAGGGCTGTGTCTTTATTCGTTCTATAAGAACTGTGACCCATGGAAAGCTGGACAAGTTTCATCACCTGATCAG cTGTTGCCTTATTTGGTGATGGATATCTTGGCAGATCACCAAGGGCTTCCAGGACTATTTTTTGCTGCAGTCTATAGTGCCTCTCTGAG CAcagtttctacttcaatcaacGCAATGGCTGCAGTGACCATGGAGGACCTGATCAAACCACGCATTAAACTATCTGAGAAAAAGCTTCTCTTGATCTCCAAAGGGCTGA GTTTGTTTTTTGGAATTGTATGCGTTGCCATGGCTGGACTGGCATCACTCATGGGACATATGATGCAG GCAGTGTCCATCATTTGGGGGGTCACTGGGGGTCCTTTACTCGGTCTGTTCAGTTTGGGTGTCCTCTGTCCATTTGTCAACTCCAAA GGAGGTCTATGTGGTCTCGTGACAGGATTGGCTGCAGCTGTCTCTGTGAGCATTATAGGGATGATATCCCCTTCTCCTCCTGAGATGACCCGACCTCTCTTTCTGAGCACTGAGGGTTGTAACTTTACTACTGGTAGCAGTTTCAATTGGACTACCCCACTGCCAACAGAACCAAGTCTTTTTACCACAACCCCAGGACAGAATACTGATGACAT ACATGCGGTTCAGTGGCACTCTCCATCCTACCTTTACTTCTGTGTCATTGGAGGTTTAACATCTGTTATTGTTGGAATAATCATCAGTCTCTTGACag GGGGATTGAGGGAGACGGTGGACCCAAGACTTATGCTAATGAAAGAAGACACTCTTTCTTATCACCTGTTCAAACGTGTCAAAGATGGG GTCATGGGAGGAACAGACAATGTTGGTCAGCCAAACAAGGAGGATGGAATCAATAAACCTGCAGTAGGGAAATTTGACAACAATACCCGTGTCTCATCTTTTTAA